In Nocardioides luti, the DNA window GGACCTTGCCCTCGACGCCGGCAGCCTTCTCGCGGGCGATCACGCCGCCCGCCATGCCGTCGTTCGCCGTGACGAGACCGATCAGGTCGGGGTGCGCAGCGTAGAACTGGTCGAAGACCTTGCCCGCGGTGACGGGGTCCCAGTCGCCGGTCTGGTCGGCGACGACGGTGAAGCTGCCGTCGTCCTTGATGACCTGCTCGTAGCCCTGCTTGAAGAGCGTGGCGTTGTTGTCGGTCGCGGCGCCGTTGATGAAGGCGATGTTGCCCGACGTCTTGCCTGCGGCGTTGAGGCCGTCGATGAGGCCCTGGCCCTGCAGCTCGCCGACCTTCACGTTGTCGAAGGACACGTAGTAGTCGGCGCCGCCGCCGAGGGTGAGGCGGTCGTAGTCGATGACGGCGATGCCCGCGTTCTTGGCCTTGTCGATGCAGGCCTTGCCCGAGTCGGGGTCGAGGTCGGTCTCGATGAGCACCTTGACGCCCTCGGTGATCATCTGGTCGCAGAGCTGGCCGAACGTGTCGGCCGAGCCCTCGGCGTTCTGGATGTCCGACTCGAGACCGGCAGCCTTGAAGGCGGCCTCGAGGTTCGGACGGTCCTGCGTCTCCCAGCGCACCGACGACTTCGAGTCGGGCAGGATCACGCCGACCTTGCCTGCCGAATCGCCGCTGCCACCCGAACCACCGCTGCCCGAGCCGCTGGAGTCGCTGCCACCGCATGCGGCGGCAGTGAAGACCAGCGCACCGACCGCAGCGACGGAGGCGATGCGCGAACCTGTGCTTCTCACCATCTGAGTTCCTTCTCGTTGGTCCGCCGGCACGAGCTGTGATTGCCGTCACGCGGAATGTTGTCAGCGCCAACATAACCGGCTAAGTTCACCTTGTACAGGGCCTGAATGGGGCATTTTGTTGTTTATCAGAACCATCAACGAGACGAGGGTCACCCAATGGACGCCATGACACCCACGCACGACGACAAGTTCTCCTTCGGCCTGTGGACGGTGGGCTGGCAGGGGGTCGACGTGTTCGGCACCGCCGTGCGTCCGCCGCTGGACCCTGCGGAGGCGGTGCGGCGGCTGGCGGACCTCGGCGCGTACGGCATCACCTTCCACGACAACGACGTCTTCCCGTTCGACGCCGACGCGGCCACCAAGGAGGCGCACCTGGCGCCGCTGCGCAAGGCGCTGGAGGAGACCGGGCTGAGCGTGCCGATGGTCACGACCAACCTGTTCTCGCACCCCGTCTTCCGCGACGGCGGGTTCACGAACAACGACCGCGACGTGCGACGGTTCGCCGTCCGCAAGGCCCTCGACAACCTCGACCTGGCGGCGGAGATGGGCGCTCAGGTGTTCGTCGCCTGGGGCGGCCGCGAGGGGGCCGAGTCCGGCGCGGCCAAGGACGTCAGGGCGGCCCTCGACCGCTACGCCGAGGCCTTCAACATCCTCGCCCAGCACGCGATCGACAGCGGCTACGACATCCGGTTCGCGATCGAGCCGAAGCCCAACGAGCCCCGCGGCGACATCCTGCTGCCCACCGTCGGTCACGCGCTCGCCTTCATCAACGAGCTGGACCACCCGGAGCGGGTGGGCATCAACCCCGAGGTCGGGCACGAGGAGATGGCGGGGCTGAACTTCGCCCACGGCCTGGCGCAGGCGCTCTGGCACGGCAAGCTCTTCCACGTCGACCTCAACGGCCAGACCGGTCCGCGCTTCGACCAGGACCTGCGTTTCGGCGCGGGCAACGTGCGCGGCGCGTTCTGGACGGTCGACATCCTCGAGAACGGCGGCTACGACGGCCCGCGGCACTTCGACTTCAAGCCCCCGCGCTCGGAGGACATGGACGGGGTCTGGGCCTCGGCCGAGGGCTGCATGCGCAACTACCTGATCCTGCGTGAGAAGAGCCGGGCCTTCCGCGCCGACCCCGACGTGCAGGCCGCCCTGGCGGCCGCCCGCGTCGACGAGCTCGCGCAGCCGACCCTCGGCGCCGGCGAGAGCGTGGCCTCGCTGCGCGCCGAGAGCTTCGACCCGGAGGAGGCGGCCGCCCGCGGCATGGGCTTCGAGCACCTGGACCAGCTGGCGCTGGAGCACCTCTACGGCACCCGGGGCTGAGTCGTGCTGGTTGCCGGCGTCGACTCCTCGACCCAGTCCTGCAAGGTCCAGGTGCACGACGCCGAGACCGGTGAGCTGGTGCGCCAGGGGCGGGCCGTGCACCCCGTCGGGACCGAGGTCGACCCCGAGCACTGGTGGTCGGCGCTCGGTCGTGCCGTCGACGAGGCCGGGGGCCTCGACGACGTCGCCGCGGTGTCCGTCGGTGGCCAGCAGCACGGGATGGTCTGCCTCGACGACGACGGCCGGGTCGTCCGGCCGGCCCTGCTGTGGAACGACACGCGGTCCGCGGACGCCGCCGTCGCGCTGACCGAGGAGTTCGGCGGGGCCGCCACCTGGGCCGCGGAGGTGGGGGTCGTGCCCGTCGCGTCGTTCACGGTCACCAAGCTGCGCTGGCTCGCGGAGCACGAGCCCGACCTGGCGGCCCGCACGGCAGCGGTCTGCCTGCCGCACGACTGGCTCACCTGGCGGTTGGCCGGCCACACCTCCCTGTCCGAGCTCGTCACCGACCGCAGCGACGCCAGCGGCACCGGCTACTGGTCGGTGCCGCACGGCTCCTACCGGCACGACCTGCTCCGCGGTGCCCTCGGCCGGGACGCCGTGGTGCCCCGGGTGGCCGGGCCGCGGGACGTCGTGGGCACGGTCGCCGGCGCCGCCGCGGTGCTCGGCCCCGGGTGCGGCGACAACGCGGGAGCCGCCCTCGGCCTCGGTGCCGGCCCCGGTGACGTCGTCGTCTCCATCGGCACCTCGGGCGTGGTCTCGGCGGTGTCCGAGGTGCCGGCGGCCGACGCCACCGGCGCGGTCGCCGGCTTCGCCGACGCGACCGGGCGCTTCCTGCCGCTGGTGGCCACCATCAACGCCGGCCAGGTGCTGAGCGCGACCTGCCGGTTGCTCGGCGTGGACTTCGAGGAGCTCTCACGGCTGGCCCTGACGGTCCCCCCGGGCGCCGGTGGCCTCACCCTCGTGCCCTACCTCCAGGGGGAGCGGACCCCGGACCGGCCCACCGCGACCGGCTCCCTGCACGGGCTGACCCTCGAGACGATGGAGCCCGCGCACCTCGCTCGCGCCGCCGTCGAGGGTCTGCTCTGCGGGCTCGCTGACGGCCTGGACGCCCTGGTCGGCCAGGGCAGCGAGGTCGGCCGCGTGCTGCTGGTCGGCGGTGGCGCGGCATCGGCGGCGGTGCGCACCGTCGCCGCGACCGTCTTTCCCGCCCCGGTGCACTGCCCGCCCGCAGCGGAGTACGTCGCCCGCGGCGCCGCCCGGCAGGCCGCCTGGTCGCTCTCCGGTGCCGAGCAGCCGCCCGCATGGGTGCTGCCGGAGACGGTGGTGCACGCCGCCGACCCGGAGCCGGCCGTCCGCACCCGCTACGGGGTGGCCCGCGACGCCACGCTGGAGCGGTTGCCGGTCGCCTGACCCGGACGTCCTGGGCCGGACGGCCTGAGCCCGTGGCTCAGGCCGTCGGGTCCAGGTGCCGGTCGAGCCAGTCGTTGCCGAACTTGCCGGTCGGGTCCAGCCGGCCCCGCAGGGCCAGGAAGTCGGCCAGCCGGGGGTAGCTCCGCGCGGGTCGGCACCCGGGCAGGAAGAGCTTGCCCCAGTGCGGGCGAGGGTCGAAGGGGGCGAGGCAGTCCTCGACGACGGCCAGGGCCTCCTCGACCG includes these proteins:
- the xylB gene encoding xylulokinase, encoding MLVAGVDSSTQSCKVQVHDAETGELVRQGRAVHPVGTEVDPEHWWSALGRAVDEAGGLDDVAAVSVGGQQHGMVCLDDDGRVVRPALLWNDTRSADAAVALTEEFGGAATWAAEVGVVPVASFTVTKLRWLAEHEPDLAARTAAVCLPHDWLTWRLAGHTSLSELVTDRSDASGTGYWSVPHGSYRHDLLRGALGRDAVVPRVAGPRDVVGTVAGAAAVLGPGCGDNAGAALGLGAGPGDVVVSIGTSGVVSAVSEVPAADATGAVAGFADATGRFLPLVATINAGQVLSATCRLLGVDFEELSRLALTVPPGAGGLTLVPYLQGERTPDRPTATGSLHGLTLETMEPAHLARAAVEGLLCGLADGLDALVGQGSEVGRVLLVGGGAASAAVRTVAATVFPAPVHCPPAAEYVARGAARQAAWSLSGAEQPPAWVLPETVVHAADPEPAVRTRYGVARDATLERLPVA
- a CDS encoding sugar ABC transporter substrate-binding protein, which codes for MILPDSKSSVRWETQDRPNLEAAFKAAGLESDIQNAEGSADTFGQLCDQMITEGVKVLIETDLDPDSGKACIDKAKNAGIAVIDYDRLTLGGGADYYVSFDNVKVGELQGQGLIDGLNAAGKTSGNIAFINGAATDNNATLFKQGYEQVIKDDGSFTVVADQTGDWDPVTAGKVFDQFYAAHPDLIGLVTANDGMAGGVIAREKAAGVEGKVLVTGQDATPEGLANVLQGYQTGTVFKDTSVEAKAAADLAIAIIKGDDPSTIATGSVNDSELGVDVPSVLATPVWITADSVQDVVTAGQASAADICKGITDLCTKYGVQ
- the xylA gene encoding xylose isomerase, whose translation is MDAMTPTHDDKFSFGLWTVGWQGVDVFGTAVRPPLDPAEAVRRLADLGAYGITFHDNDVFPFDADAATKEAHLAPLRKALEETGLSVPMVTTNLFSHPVFRDGGFTNNDRDVRRFAVRKALDNLDLAAEMGAQVFVAWGGREGAESGAAKDVRAALDRYAEAFNILAQHAIDSGYDIRFAIEPKPNEPRGDILLPTVGHALAFINELDHPERVGINPEVGHEEMAGLNFAHGLAQALWHGKLFHVDLNGQTGPRFDQDLRFGAGNVRGAFWTVDILENGGYDGPRHFDFKPPRSEDMDGVWASAEGCMRNYLILREKSRAFRADPDVQAALAAARVDELAQPTLGAGESVASLRAESFDPEEAAARGMGFEHLDQLALEHLYGTRG